From Canis lupus baileyi chromosome 16, mCanLup2.hap1, whole genome shotgun sequence, a single genomic window includes:
- the FLOT2 gene encoding flotillin-2 isoform X2, producing MTLQPRCEDVETAEGVALTVTGVAQVKIMTEKELLAVACEQFLGKNVQDIKNVVLQTLEGHLRSILGTLTVEQIYQDRDQFAKLVREVAAPDVGRMGIEILSFTIKDVYDKVDYLSSLGKTQTAVVQRDADIGVAEAERDAGIREAECKKEMLDVKFMADTKIADSKRAFELQKSAFSEEVNIKTAEAQLAYELQGAREQQKIRQEEIEIEVVQRKKQIAVEAQEILRTDKELIATVRRPAEAEAHRIQQIAEGEKVKQVLLAQAEAEKIRKIGEAEAAVIEAMGKAEAERMKLKAEAYQKYGDAAKMALVLEALPQIAAKIAAPLTKVDEIVVLSGDNSKVTSEVNRLLAELPASVHALTGVDLSKIPLIKKATGAQA from the exons ATGACGTTGCAGCCCCGCTGCGAGGACGTAGAGACGGCCGAGGGGGTAGCTTTAACTGTGACGGGTGTCGCCCAG GTGAAGATCATGACGGAGAAGGAGCTCCTGGCCGTGGCCTGTGAGCAGTTTCTGGGCAAGAACGTGCAGGACATTAAGAACGTCGTCCTGCAGACCCTGGAGGGGCACCTGCGCTCCATCCTCG GAACCCTGACCGTGGAGCAGATTTATCAGGACCGGGACCAGTTTGCCAAGCTGGTGCGGGAGGTGGCGGCTCCTGACGTCGGCCGCATGGGCATTGAGATCCTCAGCTTTACCATTAAG gacGTGTATGACAAAGTGGACTACCTGAGCTCCTTGGGCAAGACGCAGACCGCTGTGGTACAGAGAGATGCCGACATTGGGGTGGCCGAGGCCGAGCGAGATGCAGGCATCAGG GAAGCGGAGTGCAAGAAGGAGATGCTGGATGTGAAGTTCATGGCAGACACCAAGATTGCCGACTCCAAGCGAGCCTTTGAGCTACAGAAGTCAGCTTTCAGTGAGGAAGTCAACATCAAG ACCGCCGAGGCCCAGCTGGCCTATGAGTTGCAAGGGGCCCGGGAGCAGCAGAAGATCCGGCAGGAAGAGATTGAGATCGAGGTTGTACAGCGCAAGAAGCAGATCGCAGTGGAGGCACAAGAGATCCTTCGCACGGACAAGGAACTCATTGCCACGGTGCGCCGCCCCGCCGAGGCTGAGGCCCATCGCATCCAGCAGATCGCCGAGGGTGAAAA GGTGAAGCAGGTCCTCTTAGCACAGGCAGAGGCCGAGAAAATCCGCAAAATCGGTGAGGCGGAGGCAGCAGTCATCGAGGCGATGGGCAAAGCAGAGGCCGAGCGAATGAAGCTCAAGGCTGAGGCCTACCAGAAATACGGGGATGCAGCCAAGATGGCACTGGTGCTGGAGGCCCTGCCCCAG ATTGCTGCCAAAATCGCTGCCCCACTGACCAAAGTCGATGAGATTGTGGTCCTCAGTGGGGACAATAGCAAGGTGACATCAGAAGTAAACCGACTACTGGCGGAGCTGCCTGCCTCTGTGCATGCCCTCACCGGCGTGGACCTATCCAAG ATACCCCTGATCAAGAAGGCCACCGGTGCACAGGCATGA
- the FLOT2 gene encoding flotillin-2 isoform X3, translating to MTEKELLAVACEQFLGKNVQDIKNVVLQTLEGHLRSILGTLTVEQIYQDRDQFAKLVREVAAPDVGRMGIEILSFTIKDVYDKVDYLSSLGKTQTAVVQRDADIGVAEAERDAGIREAECKKEMLDVKFMADTKIADSKRAFELQKSAFSEEVNIKTAEAQLAYELQGAREQQKIRQEEIEIEVVQRKKQIAVEAQEILRTDKELIATVRRPAEAEAHRIQQIAEGEKVKQVLLAQAEAEKIRKIGEAEAAVIEAMGKAEAERMKLKAEAYQKYGDAAKMALVLEALPQIAAKIAAPLTKVDEIVVLSGDNSKVTSEVNRLLAELPASVHALTGVDLSKIPLIKKATGAQA from the exons ATGACGGAGAAGGAGCTCCTGGCCGTGGCCTGTGAGCAGTTTCTGGGCAAGAACGTGCAGGACATTAAGAACGTCGTCCTGCAGACCCTGGAGGGGCACCTGCGCTCCATCCTCG GAACCCTGACCGTGGAGCAGATTTATCAGGACCGGGACCAGTTTGCCAAGCTGGTGCGGGAGGTGGCGGCTCCTGACGTCGGCCGCATGGGCATTGAGATCCTCAGCTTTACCATTAAG gacGTGTATGACAAAGTGGACTACCTGAGCTCCTTGGGCAAGACGCAGACCGCTGTGGTACAGAGAGATGCCGACATTGGGGTGGCCGAGGCCGAGCGAGATGCAGGCATCAGG GAAGCGGAGTGCAAGAAGGAGATGCTGGATGTGAAGTTCATGGCAGACACCAAGATTGCCGACTCCAAGCGAGCCTTTGAGCTACAGAAGTCAGCTTTCAGTGAGGAAGTCAACATCAAG ACCGCCGAGGCCCAGCTGGCCTATGAGTTGCAAGGGGCCCGGGAGCAGCAGAAGATCCGGCAGGAAGAGATTGAGATCGAGGTTGTACAGCGCAAGAAGCAGATCGCAGTGGAGGCACAAGAGATCCTTCGCACGGACAAGGAACTCATTGCCACGGTGCGCCGCCCCGCCGAGGCTGAGGCCCATCGCATCCAGCAGATCGCCGAGGGTGAAAA GGTGAAGCAGGTCCTCTTAGCACAGGCAGAGGCCGAGAAAATCCGCAAAATCGGTGAGGCGGAGGCAGCAGTCATCGAGGCGATGGGCAAAGCAGAGGCCGAGCGAATGAAGCTCAAGGCTGAGGCCTACCAGAAATACGGGGATGCAGCCAAGATGGCACTGGTGCTGGAGGCCCTGCCCCAG ATTGCTGCCAAAATCGCTGCCCCACTGACCAAAGTCGATGAGATTGTGGTCCTCAGTGGGGACAATAGCAAGGTGACATCAGAAGTAAACCGACTACTGGCGGAGCTGCCTGCCTCTGTGCATGCCCTCACCGGCGTGGACCTATCCAAG ATACCCCTGATCAAGAAGGCCACCGGTGCACAGGCATGA
- the FLOT2 gene encoding flotillin-2 isoform X1: MGNCHTVGPNEALVVSGGCCGSDYKQYVFGGWAWAWWCISDTQRLSLEVMTILCRCENIETSEGVPLFVTGVAQVKIMTEKELLAVACEQFLGKNVQDIKNVVLQTLEGHLRSILGTLTVEQIYQDRDQFAKLVREVAAPDVGRMGIEILSFTIKDVYDKVDYLSSLGKTQTAVVQRDADIGVAEAERDAGIREAECKKEMLDVKFMADTKIADSKRAFELQKSAFSEEVNIKTAEAQLAYELQGAREQQKIRQEEIEIEVVQRKKQIAVEAQEILRTDKELIATVRRPAEAEAHRIQQIAEGEKVKQVLLAQAEAEKIRKIGEAEAAVIEAMGKAEAERMKLKAEAYQKYGDAAKMALVLEALPQIAAKIAAPLTKVDEIVVLSGDNSKVTSEVNRLLAELPASVHALTGVDLSKIPLIKKATGAQA; this comes from the exons ATGGGCAATTGCCACACGGTGGGGCCCAACGAGGCGCTGGTGGTCTCAG GGGGCTGTTGTGGCTCTGACTATAAACAGTACGTGTTTGGCGGTTGGGCCTGGGCCTGGTGGTGTATCTCCGACACTCAGAG ACTGTCTCTGGAGGTTATGACCATCCTGTGTCGCTGTGAGAATATTGAGACGTCGGAGGGGGTCCCGCTATTCGTAACAGGGGTTGCACAG GTGAAGATCATGACGGAGAAGGAGCTCCTGGCCGTGGCCTGTGAGCAGTTTCTGGGCAAGAACGTGCAGGACATTAAGAACGTCGTCCTGCAGACCCTGGAGGGGCACCTGCGCTCCATCCTCG GAACCCTGACCGTGGAGCAGATTTATCAGGACCGGGACCAGTTTGCCAAGCTGGTGCGGGAGGTGGCGGCTCCTGACGTCGGCCGCATGGGCATTGAGATCCTCAGCTTTACCATTAAG gacGTGTATGACAAAGTGGACTACCTGAGCTCCTTGGGCAAGACGCAGACCGCTGTGGTACAGAGAGATGCCGACATTGGGGTGGCCGAGGCCGAGCGAGATGCAGGCATCAGG GAAGCGGAGTGCAAGAAGGAGATGCTGGATGTGAAGTTCATGGCAGACACCAAGATTGCCGACTCCAAGCGAGCCTTTGAGCTACAGAAGTCAGCTTTCAGTGAGGAAGTCAACATCAAG ACCGCCGAGGCCCAGCTGGCCTATGAGTTGCAAGGGGCCCGGGAGCAGCAGAAGATCCGGCAGGAAGAGATTGAGATCGAGGTTGTACAGCGCAAGAAGCAGATCGCAGTGGAGGCACAAGAGATCCTTCGCACGGACAAGGAACTCATTGCCACGGTGCGCCGCCCCGCCGAGGCTGAGGCCCATCGCATCCAGCAGATCGCCGAGGGTGAAAA GGTGAAGCAGGTCCTCTTAGCACAGGCAGAGGCCGAGAAAATCCGCAAAATCGGTGAGGCGGAGGCAGCAGTCATCGAGGCGATGGGCAAAGCAGAGGCCGAGCGAATGAAGCTCAAGGCTGAGGCCTACCAGAAATACGGGGATGCAGCCAAGATGGCACTGGTGCTGGAGGCCCTGCCCCAG ATTGCTGCCAAAATCGCTGCCCCACTGACCAAAGTCGATGAGATTGTGGTCCTCAGTGGGGACAATAGCAAGGTGACATCAGAAGTAAACCGACTACTGGCGGAGCTGCCTGCCTCTGTGCATGCCCTCACCGGCGTGGACCTATCCAAG ATACCCCTGATCAAGAAGGCCACCGGTGCACAGGCATGA
- the FLOT2 gene encoding flotillin-2 isoform X4 codes for MGNCHTVGPNEALVVSGGCCGSDYKQYVFGGWAWAWWCISDTQRISLEIMTLQPRCEDVETAEGVALTVTGVAQVKIMTEKELLAVACEQFLGKNVQDIKNVVLQTLEGHLRSILGTLTVEQIYQDRDQFAKLVREVAAPDVGRMGIEILSFTIKDVYDKVDYLSSLGKTQTAVVQRDADIGVAEAERDAGIREAECKKEMLDVKFMADTKIADSKRAFELQKSAFSEEVNIKTAEAQLAYELQGAREQQKIRQEEIEIEVVQRKKQIAVEAQEILRTDKELIATVRRPAEAEAHRIQQIAEGEKVKQVLLAQAEAEKIRKIGEAEAAVIEAMGKAEAERMKLKAEAYQKYGDAAKMALVLEALPQIAAKIAAPLTKVDEIVVLSGDNSKVTSEVNRLLAELPASVHALTGVDLSKIPLIKKATGAQA; via the exons ATGGGCAATTGCCACACGGTGGGGCCCAACGAGGCGCTGGTGGTCTCAG GGGGCTGTTGTGGCTCTGACTATAAACAGTACGTGTTTGGCGGTTGGGCCTGGGCCTGGTGGTGTATCTCCGACACTCAGAG GATTTCCCTAGAGATTATGACGTTGCAGCCCCGCTGCGAGGACGTAGAGACGGCCGAGGGGGTAGCTTTAACTGTGACGGGTGTCGCCCAG GTGAAGATCATGACGGAGAAGGAGCTCCTGGCCGTGGCCTGTGAGCAGTTTCTGGGCAAGAACGTGCAGGACATTAAGAACGTCGTCCTGCAGACCCTGGAGGGGCACCTGCGCTCCATCCTCG GAACCCTGACCGTGGAGCAGATTTATCAGGACCGGGACCAGTTTGCCAAGCTGGTGCGGGAGGTGGCGGCTCCTGACGTCGGCCGCATGGGCATTGAGATCCTCAGCTTTACCATTAAG gacGTGTATGACAAAGTGGACTACCTGAGCTCCTTGGGCAAGACGCAGACCGCTGTGGTACAGAGAGATGCCGACATTGGGGTGGCCGAGGCCGAGCGAGATGCAGGCATCAGG GAAGCGGAGTGCAAGAAGGAGATGCTGGATGTGAAGTTCATGGCAGACACCAAGATTGCCGACTCCAAGCGAGCCTTTGAGCTACAGAAGTCAGCTTTCAGTGAGGAAGTCAACATCAAG ACCGCCGAGGCCCAGCTGGCCTATGAGTTGCAAGGGGCCCGGGAGCAGCAGAAGATCCGGCAGGAAGAGATTGAGATCGAGGTTGTACAGCGCAAGAAGCAGATCGCAGTGGAGGCACAAGAGATCCTTCGCACGGACAAGGAACTCATTGCCACGGTGCGCCGCCCCGCCGAGGCTGAGGCCCATCGCATCCAGCAGATCGCCGAGGGTGAAAA GGTGAAGCAGGTCCTCTTAGCACAGGCAGAGGCCGAGAAAATCCGCAAAATCGGTGAGGCGGAGGCAGCAGTCATCGAGGCGATGGGCAAAGCAGAGGCCGAGCGAATGAAGCTCAAGGCTGAGGCCTACCAGAAATACGGGGATGCAGCCAAGATGGCACTGGTGCTGGAGGCCCTGCCCCAG ATTGCTGCCAAAATCGCTGCCCCACTGACCAAAGTCGATGAGATTGTGGTCCTCAGTGGGGACAATAGCAAGGTGACATCAGAAGTAAACCGACTACTGGCGGAGCTGCCTGCCTCTGTGCATGCCCTCACCGGCGTGGACCTATCCAAG ATACCCCTGATCAAGAAGGCCACCGGTGCACAGGCATGA